Proteins encoded by one window of Vitis vinifera cultivar Pinot Noir 40024 chromosome 10, ASM3070453v1:
- the LOC104878411 gene encoding G-type lectin S-receptor-like serine/threonine-protein kinase At1g11410 isoform X2: MKLGLDRRTGLNRFLTSWKSPEDPGAGEYSFKLDVNGSPQLFLSMGSKWIWRTGPWNGLGFVGVPEMLTTFIFDIRFWNTGDEVSMEFTLVNSSTFSSIKLGSDGLYQRYTLDERNHQLVAIRSAARDPCDNYGRCGLNSNCDVYTGAGFECTCLAGFEPKSQRDWSLRDGSGGCVRIQGTNTCRSGEGFIKIAGVKPPDASTARVNESLNLEGCKKECLNDCNCRACTSADVSTGGSGCLSWYGDLMDIRTLAQGGQDLFVRVDAIILGKGRQCKTLFNMSSKATRLKHYSKAKEIDENGENSELQFFDLSIVIAATNNFSFTNKLGRGGFGTVYKGLLSNGQEIAVKRLSRNSGQGVEEFKNEVTLIAKLQHKNLVKLLSCCIEEEEKMLIYEYLPNKSFDYFIFDETKRSMLTWRKRFEIIIGIARGILYLHQDSRLRIIHRDLKASNILLDIDMIPKISDFGMARLFGKNQVEGSTNRVVGTYGYMSPEYAMEGLFSIKSDVYSFGVLLLEIITGRRNSTYYHDSPSFNLVGCVWSLWREGKALDIVDPSLEKSNHANEVLRCIQIGLLCVQESAIDRPTMLTIIFMLGNNSTLPLPNQPAFVMKTCHNGANSFNVVVNSINEVTITMDAR; this comes from the exons ATGAAGCTAGGACTTGACCGGAGAACTGGGTTGAATCGGTTCTTAACATCTTGGAAGTCACCGGAAGACCCGGGAGCAGGTGAATACTCGTTTAAGTTGGATGTGAATGGATCTCCTCAACTGTTCTTGTCTATGGGTTCCAAGTGGATTTGGCGAACGGGCCCCTGGAACGGTCTTGGATTCGTGGGTGTGCCGGAGATGTTAACTACCTTCATATTCGACATCCGGTTTTGGAACACTGGGGATGAGGTCTCGATGGAATTCACCCTCGTGAATTCTTCCACTTTCTCAAGCATTAAGTTGGGCAGTGATGGACTCTACCAGCGCTACACGTTGGACGAACGAAACCACCAATTGGTAGCGATCCGGTCGGCGGCGAGGGACCCCTGCGACAACTACGGTCGGTGTGGGCTCAACAGCAACTGCGACGTCTACACAGGAGCTGGCTTTGAGTGCACATGCCTTGCGGGATTCGAGCCCAAGTCGCAACGTGACTGGTCCTTGAGAGACGGGTCGGGTGGGTGTGTGAGGATCCAAGGCACGAATACCTGTAGGAGTGGGGAAGGGTTCATAAAAATAGCAGGTGTGAAGCCACCAGATGCATCGACGGCACGTGTTAACGAGAGTTTGAACTTGGAAGGCTGTAAAAAGGAGTGCTTGAATGACTGTAACTGCCGTGCATGCACTAGCGCTGATGTGAGCACAGGAGGAAGTGGGTGCTTGTCTTGGTACGGGGATTTAATGGACATCAGAACCTTAGCCCAAGGGGGCCAAGATTTATTTGTTCGCGTGGATGCTATTATTTTAG GTAAAGGAAGACAATGTAAAACGTTGTTTAATATGAGCTCAAAAGCTACAAGGCTCAAACACTATTCAAAAGCAAAGGAGATAgatgaaaatggagaaaattctGAATTACAATTCTTTGATCTAAGCATTGTAATTGCAGCAACAAATAATTTCTCTTTTACTAACAAACTTGGACGAGGTGGTTTTGGCACAGTTTATAAG GGTCTACTATCCAATGGACAAGAAATAGCTGTGAAAAGATTATCAAGGAATTCAGGACAAGGAGTAGAAGAATTTAAGAATGAAGTCACTCTAATTGCAAAACTCCAACACAAGAATCTTGTGAAGCTTCTAAGTTGTTGtattgaagaagaagagaaaatgctAATCTATGAGTACTTGCCAAACAAAAGCTTTGACTATTTCATTTTTG ATGAAACAAAAAGATCAATGTTGACTTGGAGGAAGCGCTTTGAAATCATTATTGGAATTGCTCGAGGGATATTATATCTTCATCAAGACTCAAGATTAAGAATCATACATAGAGATCTAAAAGCAAGCAATATTCTATTAGATATTGATATGATCCCaaaaatttcagattttggcATGGCTAGATTATTTGGCAAGAATCAAGTTGAAGGAAGCACAAATCGGGTAGTTGGAACATA TGGTTATATGTCACCTGAGTATGCAATGGAAGGACTATTTTCAATAAAGTCTGATGTATATAGCTTTGGGGTTTTGCTATTAGAGATTATTACTGGGAGAAGAAACTCGACTTATTATCATGATAGTCCATCTTTCAACTTAGTTGGATGT gtttggAGCCTATGGAGAGAAGGCAAAGCCTTGGATATAGTAGATCCATCACTAGAAAAGTCAAATCATGCAAATGAAGTATTGAGATGCATCCAAATTGGACTCTTATGTGTCCAAGAATCTGCAATAGATCGACCTACCATGTTgacaattattttcatgttgggTAATAACTCTACTCTTCCTCTTCCTAACCAACCTGCATTTGTTATGAAAACATGTCATAATGGTGCAAACTCATTTAATGTAGTAGTCAATTCTATAAATGAGGTAACAATAACTATGGATGCACGCTAA
- the LOC104878411 gene encoding G-type lectin S-receptor-like serine/threonine-protein kinase At1g11410 isoform X1: protein MKLGLDRRTGLNRFLTSWKSPEDPGAGEYSFKLDVNGSPQLFLSMGSKWIWRTGPWNGLGFVGVPEMLTTFIFDIRFWNTGDEVSMEFTLVNSSTFSSIKLGSDGLYQRYTLDERNHQLVAIRSAARDPCDNYGRCGLNSNCDVYTGAGFECTCLAGFEPKSQRDWSLRDGSGGCVRIQGTNTCRSGEGFIKIAGVKPPDASTARVNESLNLEGCKKECLNDCNCRACTSADVSTGGSGCLSWYGDLMDIRTLAQGGQDLFVRVDAIILAENERKKTFFHKKMMIVILAVGVVFFMIPTICSSWLIMKKRKGKGRQCKTLFNMSSKATRLKHYSKAKEIDENGENSELQFFDLSIVIAATNNFSFTNKLGRGGFGTVYKGLLSNGQEIAVKRLSRNSGQGVEEFKNEVTLIAKLQHKNLVKLLSCCIEEEEKMLIYEYLPNKSFDYFIFDETKRSMLTWRKRFEIIIGIARGILYLHQDSRLRIIHRDLKASNILLDIDMIPKISDFGMARLFGKNQVEGSTNRVVGTYGYMSPEYAMEGLFSIKSDVYSFGVLLLEIITGRRNSTYYHDSPSFNLVGCVWSLWREGKALDIVDPSLEKSNHANEVLRCIQIGLLCVQESAIDRPTMLTIIFMLGNNSTLPLPNQPAFVMKTCHNGANSFNVVVNSINEVTITMDAR from the exons ATGAAGCTAGGACTTGACCGGAGAACTGGGTTGAATCGGTTCTTAACATCTTGGAAGTCACCGGAAGACCCGGGAGCAGGTGAATACTCGTTTAAGTTGGATGTGAATGGATCTCCTCAACTGTTCTTGTCTATGGGTTCCAAGTGGATTTGGCGAACGGGCCCCTGGAACGGTCTTGGATTCGTGGGTGTGCCGGAGATGTTAACTACCTTCATATTCGACATCCGGTTTTGGAACACTGGGGATGAGGTCTCGATGGAATTCACCCTCGTGAATTCTTCCACTTTCTCAAGCATTAAGTTGGGCAGTGATGGACTCTACCAGCGCTACACGTTGGACGAACGAAACCACCAATTGGTAGCGATCCGGTCGGCGGCGAGGGACCCCTGCGACAACTACGGTCGGTGTGGGCTCAACAGCAACTGCGACGTCTACACAGGAGCTGGCTTTGAGTGCACATGCCTTGCGGGATTCGAGCCCAAGTCGCAACGTGACTGGTCCTTGAGAGACGGGTCGGGTGGGTGTGTGAGGATCCAAGGCACGAATACCTGTAGGAGTGGGGAAGGGTTCATAAAAATAGCAGGTGTGAAGCCACCAGATGCATCGACGGCACGTGTTAACGAGAGTTTGAACTTGGAAGGCTGTAAAAAGGAGTGCTTGAATGACTGTAACTGCCGTGCATGCACTAGCGCTGATGTGAGCACAGGAGGAAGTGGGTGCTTGTCTTGGTACGGGGATTTAATGGACATCAGAACCTTAGCCCAAGGGGGCCAAGATTTATTTGTTCGCGTGGATGCTATTATTTTAG cagaaaatgaaagaaaaaaaactttctttcaCAAGAAGATGATGATAGTGATTCTCGCCGTCGGGGTTGTTTTCTTCATGATTCCCACGATTTGTTCATCTTGGTTgataatgaagaaaagaaaag GTAAAGGAAGACAATGTAAAACGTTGTTTAATATGAGCTCAAAAGCTACAAGGCTCAAACACTATTCAAAAGCAAAGGAGATAgatgaaaatggagaaaattctGAATTACAATTCTTTGATCTAAGCATTGTAATTGCAGCAACAAATAATTTCTCTTTTACTAACAAACTTGGACGAGGTGGTTTTGGCACAGTTTATAAG GGTCTACTATCCAATGGACAAGAAATAGCTGTGAAAAGATTATCAAGGAATTCAGGACAAGGAGTAGAAGAATTTAAGAATGAAGTCACTCTAATTGCAAAACTCCAACACAAGAATCTTGTGAAGCTTCTAAGTTGTTGtattgaagaagaagagaaaatgctAATCTATGAGTACTTGCCAAACAAAAGCTTTGACTATTTCATTTTTG ATGAAACAAAAAGATCAATGTTGACTTGGAGGAAGCGCTTTGAAATCATTATTGGAATTGCTCGAGGGATATTATATCTTCATCAAGACTCAAGATTAAGAATCATACATAGAGATCTAAAAGCAAGCAATATTCTATTAGATATTGATATGATCCCaaaaatttcagattttggcATGGCTAGATTATTTGGCAAGAATCAAGTTGAAGGAAGCACAAATCGGGTAGTTGGAACATA TGGTTATATGTCACCTGAGTATGCAATGGAAGGACTATTTTCAATAAAGTCTGATGTATATAGCTTTGGGGTTTTGCTATTAGAGATTATTACTGGGAGAAGAAACTCGACTTATTATCATGATAGTCCATCTTTCAACTTAGTTGGATGT gtttggAGCCTATGGAGAGAAGGCAAAGCCTTGGATATAGTAGATCCATCACTAGAAAAGTCAAATCATGCAAATGAAGTATTGAGATGCATCCAAATTGGACTCTTATGTGTCCAAGAATCTGCAATAGATCGACCTACCATGTTgacaattattttcatgttgggTAATAACTCTACTCTTCCTCTTCCTAACCAACCTGCATTTGTTATGAAAACATGTCATAATGGTGCAAACTCATTTAATGTAGTAGTCAATTCTATAAATGAGGTAACAATAACTATGGATGCACGCTAA
- the LOC104878411 gene encoding G-type lectin S-receptor-like serine/threonine-protein kinase At1g11410 isoform X3: MKLGLDRRTGLNRFLTSWKSPEDPGAGEYSFKLDVNGSPQLFLSMGSKWIWRTGPWNGLGFVGVPEMLTTFIFDIRFWNTGDEVSMEFTLVNSSTFSSIKLGSDGLYQRYTLDERNHQLVAIRSAARDPCDNYGRCGLNSNCDVYTGAGFECTCLAGFEPKSQRDWSLRDGSGGCVRIQGTNTCRSGEGFIKIAGVKPPDASTARVNESLNLEGCKKECLNDCNCRACTSADVSTGGSGCLSWYGDLMDIRTLAQGGQDLFVRVDAIILENERKKTFFHKKMMIVILAVGVVFFMIPTICSSWLIMKKRKGKGRQCKTLFNMSSKATRLKHYSKAKEIDENGENSELQFFDLSIVIAATNNFSFTNKLGRGGFGTVYKGLLSNGQEIAVKRLSRNSGQGVEEFKNEVTLIAKLQHKNLVKLLSCCIEEEEKMLIYEYLPNKSFDYFIFDETKRSMLTWRKRFEIIIGIARGILYLHQDSRLRIIHRDLKASNILLDIDMIPKISDFGMARLFGKNQVEGSTNRVVGTYGYMSPEYAMEGLFSIKSDVYSFGVLLLEIITGRRNSTYYHDSPSFNLVGCVWSLWREGKALDIVDPSLEKSNHANEVLRCIQIGLLCVQESAIDRPTMLTIIFMLGNNSTLPLPNQPAFVMKTCHNGANSFNVVVNSINEVTITMDAR; encoded by the exons ATGAAGCTAGGACTTGACCGGAGAACTGGGTTGAATCGGTTCTTAACATCTTGGAAGTCACCGGAAGACCCGGGAGCAGGTGAATACTCGTTTAAGTTGGATGTGAATGGATCTCCTCAACTGTTCTTGTCTATGGGTTCCAAGTGGATTTGGCGAACGGGCCCCTGGAACGGTCTTGGATTCGTGGGTGTGCCGGAGATGTTAACTACCTTCATATTCGACATCCGGTTTTGGAACACTGGGGATGAGGTCTCGATGGAATTCACCCTCGTGAATTCTTCCACTTTCTCAAGCATTAAGTTGGGCAGTGATGGACTCTACCAGCGCTACACGTTGGACGAACGAAACCACCAATTGGTAGCGATCCGGTCGGCGGCGAGGGACCCCTGCGACAACTACGGTCGGTGTGGGCTCAACAGCAACTGCGACGTCTACACAGGAGCTGGCTTTGAGTGCACATGCCTTGCGGGATTCGAGCCCAAGTCGCAACGTGACTGGTCCTTGAGAGACGGGTCGGGTGGGTGTGTGAGGATCCAAGGCACGAATACCTGTAGGAGTGGGGAAGGGTTCATAAAAATAGCAGGTGTGAAGCCACCAGATGCATCGACGGCACGTGTTAACGAGAGTTTGAACTTGGAAGGCTGTAAAAAGGAGTGCTTGAATGACTGTAACTGCCGTGCATGCACTAGCGCTGATGTGAGCACAGGAGGAAGTGGGTGCTTGTCTTGGTACGGGGATTTAATGGACATCAGAACCTTAGCCCAAGGGGGCCAAGATTTATTTGTTCGCGTGGATGCTATTATTTTAG aaaatgaaagaaaaaaaactttctttcaCAAGAAGATGATGATAGTGATTCTCGCCGTCGGGGTTGTTTTCTTCATGATTCCCACGATTTGTTCATCTTGGTTgataatgaagaaaagaaaag GTAAAGGAAGACAATGTAAAACGTTGTTTAATATGAGCTCAAAAGCTACAAGGCTCAAACACTATTCAAAAGCAAAGGAGATAgatgaaaatggagaaaattctGAATTACAATTCTTTGATCTAAGCATTGTAATTGCAGCAACAAATAATTTCTCTTTTACTAACAAACTTGGACGAGGTGGTTTTGGCACAGTTTATAAG GGTCTACTATCCAATGGACAAGAAATAGCTGTGAAAAGATTATCAAGGAATTCAGGACAAGGAGTAGAAGAATTTAAGAATGAAGTCACTCTAATTGCAAAACTCCAACACAAGAATCTTGTGAAGCTTCTAAGTTGTTGtattgaagaagaagagaaaatgctAATCTATGAGTACTTGCCAAACAAAAGCTTTGACTATTTCATTTTTG ATGAAACAAAAAGATCAATGTTGACTTGGAGGAAGCGCTTTGAAATCATTATTGGAATTGCTCGAGGGATATTATATCTTCATCAAGACTCAAGATTAAGAATCATACATAGAGATCTAAAAGCAAGCAATATTCTATTAGATATTGATATGATCCCaaaaatttcagattttggcATGGCTAGATTATTTGGCAAGAATCAAGTTGAAGGAAGCACAAATCGGGTAGTTGGAACATA TGGTTATATGTCACCTGAGTATGCAATGGAAGGACTATTTTCAATAAAGTCTGATGTATATAGCTTTGGGGTTTTGCTATTAGAGATTATTACTGGGAGAAGAAACTCGACTTATTATCATGATAGTCCATCTTTCAACTTAGTTGGATGT gtttggAGCCTATGGAGAGAAGGCAAAGCCTTGGATATAGTAGATCCATCACTAGAAAAGTCAAATCATGCAAATGAAGTATTGAGATGCATCCAAATTGGACTCTTATGTGTCCAAGAATCTGCAATAGATCGACCTACCATGTTgacaattattttcatgttgggTAATAACTCTACTCTTCCTCTTCCTAACCAACCTGCATTTGTTATGAAAACATGTCATAATGGTGCAAACTCATTTAATGTAGTAGTCAATTCTATAAATGAGGTAACAATAACTATGGATGCACGCTAA